One stretch of Rosistilla oblonga DNA includes these proteins:
- the ispD gene encoding 2-C-methyl-D-erythritol 4-phosphate cytidylyltransferase produces MDATLEPGSVAVILPAAGTSRRFGGPQSKIFATLAGHPVWWHAANRLRSFAEVGQIVIAIHPDDRPRWESEFAEAVASLRIDLVDGGGERYESVLRAIERIEGASFIAVHDAARPLVSQTDLQRLFDAAATRDAVMLATPVRGTIKRSDDDSIVQTTVDRSRLWEAQTPQMFRRELLIDAYARWRGWPVTDDASLVERSGGKVFLVEGSPLNLKITGPDDLLLAEAIMQQR; encoded by the coding sequence ATGGACGCAACTTTGGAACCCGGATCGGTCGCGGTGATTCTTCCCGCGGCCGGGACCAGCCGTCGTTTCGGCGGCCCGCAATCGAAGATTTTTGCCACTCTGGCGGGGCATCCCGTCTGGTGGCACGCGGCAAATCGGCTGCGCTCGTTTGCCGAAGTCGGACAGATCGTGATCGCGATCCATCCCGACGACCGCCCGCGGTGGGAGAGCGAATTCGCCGAGGCGGTCGCGTCGCTGCGGATCGATCTAGTCGACGGGGGCGGCGAGCGATACGAGAGCGTGCTGCGAGCGATCGAGCGGATCGAAGGAGCTTCGTTTATCGCCGTCCACGATGCCGCGCGGCCTCTGGTTTCGCAAACCGATCTGCAGCGATTGTTCGATGCTGCGGCGACCCGCGACGCCGTCATGCTGGCGACTCCCGTCCGCGGTACGATCAAGCGATCCGATGACGATTCGATAGTCCAGACAACCGTCGACCGTTCGCGATTGTGGGAAGCTCAAACGCCGCAGATGTTCCGCCGCGAACTGCTGATCGACGCCTACGCTCGCTGGCGCGGCTGGCCTGTGACCGATGACGCAAGTCTCGTCGAACGCTCCGGCGGCAAAGTGTTTCTCGTAGAAGGCTCGCCGCTGAATCTGAAGATCACGGGCCCCGACGACCTGCTGCTGGCCGAAGCGATCATGCAGCAGCGATAA
- the map gene encoding type I methionyl aminopeptidase: protein MLQNRKKLLLQNAGREAMIAAGRFNAKLLDYVRPHVKAGIQTGAIDELIHKFTIDHGHKPATLGYQGFTKSCCTSVNEVICHGIPGEYTLVDGDIVNVDITSVVNGWFGDQSETFLIGDVSEEARAVTQCAFDCLYIGIDALTPGCKVSVIGEAIVAEAHSRGFSVVREYVGHGLGRQFHQDPSIPHYPNRQSRQDRLLPGMAFTVEPMINAGSRFTSLDNNDGWTVRTKDGRYSAQFEHTVLMTESGPQILTLTQDGPQKGHTF from the coding sequence ATGTTACAAAACCGGAAAAAACTGCTGCTGCAAAACGCGGGACGCGAAGCGATGATCGCGGCGGGGCGCTTTAATGCCAAGCTGTTGGATTATGTTCGCCCGCATGTCAAAGCTGGGATTCAGACCGGTGCGATCGATGAATTGATCCACAAGTTCACGATCGATCACGGGCACAAACCGGCGACGCTGGGATACCAAGGCTTTACCAAGAGCTGTTGCACGAGCGTCAACGAAGTCATTTGTCACGGAATTCCGGGTGAGTACACGCTGGTCGATGGCGACATCGTAAACGTCGACATCACGTCGGTCGTCAACGGTTGGTTTGGCGATCAATCCGAAACGTTTTTGATCGGAGATGTCAGCGAAGAAGCGCGAGCCGTCACGCAGTGTGCTTTCGATTGTCTGTACATCGGGATCGACGCGTTGACTCCCGGTTGCAAGGTTTCGGTGATCGGCGAAGCAATCGTTGCCGAAGCGCACAGCCGCGGTTTCTCGGTTGTCCGCGAATACGTCGGCCACGGTTTGGGACGCCAGTTCCATCAAGATCCGTCGATCCCTCACTATCCGAACCGCCAGAGTCGCCAGGATCGGCTGTTGCCCGGAATGGCGTTCACCGTCGAACCGATGATCAACGCCGGCAGCCGCTTCACCTCGTTGGACAACAACGACGGCTGGACCGTGCGAACCAAAGATGGCCGCTATTCGGCTCAGTTCGAACACACGGTGCTGATGACGGAATCGGGACCACAAATCCTCACGCTGACCCAAGACGGTCCGCAAAAAGGCCACACCTTTTAG
- the arsC gene encoding arsenate reductase (glutaredoxin) (This arsenate reductase requires both glutathione and glutaredoxin to convert arsenate to arsenite, after which the efflux transporter formed by ArsA and ArsB can extrude the arsenite from the cell, providing resistance.) yields MTTIYHNPRCSKSRAAVELLESRQIEHTVVKYLETPPTEKELAEIVAMLGIEPQQLVRRGEALFKELGLGEKQLSHDEWLAILAANPKLIERPIVVHGGRAAIGRPIDNVAALLDG; encoded by the coding sequence ATGACCACGATTTATCATAACCCTCGCTGTTCGAAATCGCGTGCCGCTGTCGAACTGCTCGAATCGCGGCAGATCGAACACACCGTCGTTAAATATCTCGAGACGCCGCCGACCGAAAAGGAACTAGCCGAGATCGTTGCGATGCTGGGGATCGAGCCTCAGCAGTTGGTTCGGCGTGGAGAAGCGTTATTCAAAGAGCTAGGGCTGGGAGAGAAGCAACTGTCCCACGATGAATGGCTGGCGATCTTGGCGGCGAACCCTAAATTGATCGAGCGTCCGATCGTGGTTCATGGCGGACGAGCGGCAATTGGCCGGCCGATCGATAACGTCGCTGCGTTGCTGGACGGCTAG
- a CDS encoding sialidase family protein gives MSKRLFVSSICLFLGLGFAQLANAEEQPDLPIVDLADQTERHVTIAAGTPAVYQGHPTTLLMPDGKTIFAVWCINHGGAAGPMAKSTDGGLNWSRLDKQLPAGFSTHQNCPSIYRMVGPDKKERLWVWSAALGKRGGPGMPSIMSEDGGANWKEMPPLGFPCVMTFSSVLQRKDGSYIGFFHKGPDGKDRTPLKVLQTVTNDGGFTWSEPEVVAAVEGKNPCEPFALRSPDGKQICVLMRENTHRGRSLMMFSEDEGESWSEPVDTSWGLTGDRHIGVQLDDGRWVIAFRDVAINSPTRGDFVAWVGTYDDIRQGKPGQYRIKLLQNYAANRLDCGYPGVELLPDGTIVATTYVKYAPGPEKHSVVSTRFKIAETDALASQSDNAASK, from the coding sequence GTGAGCAAGCGATTATTTGTTTCCTCCATCTGCCTCTTCCTTGGCCTCGGCTTCGCCCAATTGGCCAACGCTGAAGAACAACCCGACCTGCCGATCGTCGACCTCGCCGACCAGACCGAACGCCACGTCACGATCGCCGCCGGCACGCCCGCGGTCTACCAAGGGCATCCGACGACGCTGCTGATGCCCGATGGGAAAACGATCTTTGCGGTCTGGTGCATCAATCACGGCGGTGCCGCTGGTCCGATGGCCAAGAGCACCGATGGTGGCCTCAACTGGTCGCGGCTCGACAAACAATTGCCAGCCGGATTTTCGACGCACCAGAATTGCCCCAGCATCTATCGGATGGTTGGTCCCGACAAAAAGGAACGACTGTGGGTTTGGTCGGCAGCGCTCGGTAAACGAGGCGGACCGGGGATGCCGAGCATCATGAGCGAAGATGGCGGCGCAAACTGGAAAGAGATGCCGCCTCTTGGATTTCCCTGTGTGATGACCTTCAGTAGCGTCTTGCAACGCAAAGACGGTAGCTACATCGGATTCTTCCACAAAGGCCCCGACGGGAAGGATCGGACGCCGTTGAAGGTTCTGCAGACCGTTACAAACGACGGCGGATTCACATGGTCCGAACCCGAAGTGGTTGCCGCGGTCGAAGGGAAAAATCCCTGCGAACCGTTTGCCTTGCGATCGCCCGACGGCAAGCAGATCTGTGTGCTGATGCGAGAGAACACCCATCGAGGACGCAGTCTGATGATGTTCTCCGAGGACGAAGGCGAGTCGTGGAGCGAACCAGTCGACACGTCGTGGGGCCTAACGGGCGATCGCCACATCGGCGTTCAACTCGATGACGGTCGCTGGGTGATCGCGTTCCGCGACGTTGCGATCAACAGCCCCACCCGCGGCGATTTTGTTGCATGGGTCGGCACCTACGACGACATTCGCCAAGGCAAGCCAGGGCAATATCGGATCAAGCTGTTGCAAAATTACGCCGCCAACCGCCTCGACTGTGGTTACCCCGGCGTCGAACTGCTGCCCGACGGCACGATCGTCGCGACGACGTACGTGAAATACGCCCCCGGCCCCGAAAAGCACTCGGTCGTTTCGACGCGTTTCAAGATCGCTGAAACCGACGCGCTCGCCAGCCAGAGCGACAACGCTGCCAGCAAATAG
- a CDS encoding MlaD family protein encodes MDDRRLEFGVGVLVLASIGVSIILMFIFGAYPVLLKKEYPITANFPTVAGIDVDTPVVKFGYPIGRVTKIQLGAEGVDVMMMIDAKYPIHKNEIPRIGSQRLVTGEARIEFVKANEKQLLELFDGKVNDPPDGILQPTESAFAQEYVPEDGYYVRVTDGVSSDPFAVLMSLEGEFRGTLKSIEDAGKSVDSLASQLESNVKTLFKGDGTQVHQIAQQTSQTLEQVRSTAAEVESILKDTQMKEKLKASLDRFPLLLDDAQETMHVAQRAIQSFENVGDSVNDTVKSVDRTVRNIERFTTPLADNSDELVANVLRSLNNLDQVLVQVAYFTEQLNEGDGTIKRLIEDDELYWQVRRIAGNIENLTARVRPIVDDARVFADKIARDPGTLGVRGALSRRPQGAGLK; translated from the coding sequence ATGGACGATCGCAGACTTGAATTTGGCGTTGGCGTGCTGGTGCTCGCGTCGATCGGAGTTTCCATCATCTTGATGTTCATCTTCGGTGCCTACCCGGTGCTTCTAAAGAAGGAGTATCCGATCACGGCAAACTTCCCAACGGTCGCCGGGATCGACGTCGATACACCGGTCGTGAAGTTCGGTTATCCTATCGGTCGCGTCACCAAGATTCAGCTTGGCGCCGAAGGGGTCGACGTGATGATGATGATCGACGCCAAATACCCGATCCACAAGAACGAGATCCCGCGGATCGGTTCGCAGCGGTTGGTCACCGGTGAGGCTCGCATCGAGTTTGTCAAAGCCAATGAGAAGCAGTTGTTGGAGTTGTTCGATGGCAAGGTGAACGATCCGCCCGACGGGATTTTGCAGCCGACCGAATCTGCGTTCGCGCAGGAGTATGTTCCCGAGGATGGCTATTACGTGCGAGTTACCGACGGGGTTTCATCGGATCCGTTTGCGGTGCTGATGAGTCTCGAAGGGGAGTTTCGCGGCACGCTGAAATCGATCGAAGACGCCGGCAAATCGGTTGACTCACTGGCTTCGCAATTGGAATCAAACGTAAAGACGCTCTTCAAGGGGGACGGCACGCAGGTCCATCAGATCGCGCAACAGACCTCGCAGACGTTGGAACAGGTCCGCAGTACGGCGGCGGAAGTCGAATCGATCTTGAAAGATACGCAGATGAAAGAGAAGTTGAAGGCGTCGCTGGACCGCTTTCCGCTGCTGCTAGACGATGCGCAAGAGACGATGCATGTCGCTCAACGAGCGATCCAAAGCTTCGAGAACGTGGGCGATTCGGTGAACGATACCGTCAAATCGGTCGACCGCACGGTTCGCAACATCGAACGCTTTACCACGCCGCTGGCCGACAACTCCGACGAACTTGTCGCCAACGTGTTGCGGAGTCTCAACAATCTGGACCAAGTGTTGGTGCAAGTCGCCTACTTCACGGAGCAGTTGAACGAAGGGGACGGCACGATCAAACGCTTGATCGAGGATGACGAACTCTACTGGCAGGTCCGGCGGATCGCCGGAAACATCGAAAACTTGACAGCTCGAGTTCGCCCGATCGTCGACGACGCCCGCGTCTTCGCCGATAAGATCGCTCGCGACCCCGGCACGCTGGGCGTCCGTGGAGCCCTCAGCCGCCGACCGCAAGGTGCGGGTCTGAAGTAG
- a CDS encoding ABC transporter ATP-binding protein: protein MDSDTQTIELPEEPPARQYLLDAQDLHVELSGHHILKRINLKIPRGETLALIGESGCGKTVLMKTLIGLVRPTRGIVRFDGQDIAAMKPAEAVNFRKKIGFVFQNAALFDSMTVGQNVAFPLRQHNVVDADQVEPLVLRALGEVGLPDDIVRRRPAQLSGGMRKRVGIARALILQPDLVLYDEPTTGLDPIVSDVINELMLGVRRKYPVTSIIVTHDMNTARKVADRVIMLYPRRRLKDHESQVLFDGPPTSLENFEDRRVRQFVRGEAGERLMEMRQQSEELDEQLEHERFENEDDDESPLDQ, encoded by the coding sequence ATGGATTCGGATACCCAAACGATCGAATTGCCCGAAGAACCGCCAGCGCGTCAGTACCTGTTGGACGCGCAGGATCTGCACGTCGAGCTATCGGGGCACCACATCCTGAAGCGAATCAATCTAAAGATTCCGCGTGGCGAGACGTTGGCGCTGATCGGCGAGAGTGGTTGTGGCAAGACGGTTTTGATGAAGACCTTGATCGGGCTGGTTCGCCCGACGCGTGGCATCGTCCGTTTCGATGGCCAAGACATCGCCGCGATGAAGCCGGCAGAAGCTGTCAACTTCCGCAAGAAGATTGGTTTTGTTTTTCAGAACGCCGCGCTGTTCGACAGTATGACTGTCGGCCAAAACGTCGCCTTTCCGCTGCGTCAGCACAACGTTGTCGATGCCGATCAGGTGGAACCGCTTGTCCTGCGGGCCTTGGGAGAAGTTGGTCTGCCCGATGATATCGTTCGCCGCCGACCGGCGCAATTGTCCGGTGGGATGCGAAAACGAGTCGGTATTGCGCGAGCTTTGATCCTGCAGCCCGATCTGGTTTTGTACGACGAACCGACGACTGGATTGGACCCGATCGTCAGCGATGTGATCAACGAATTGATGCTTGGCGTGCGTCGCAAGTATCCCGTGACCAGCATCATCGTGACCCACGACATGAACACCGCCCGGAAAGTCGCCGACCGCGTGATCATGTTGTATCCGCGTCGTCGTTTGAAGGACCACGAATCCCAGGTCCTGTTCGATGGCCCGCCGACATCGCTTGAGAATTTCGAAGACCGTCGCGTTCGCCAATTTGTTCGTGGCGAAGCGGGCGAGCGATTGATGGAGATGCGACAGCAAAGCGAAGAGCTGGACGAGCAGTTGGAGCACGAAAGATTTGAAAACGAAGACGACGACGAATCGCCGCTGGATCAATAG
- a CDS encoding MlaE family ABC transporter permease, with product MRAGLRDWASDWGKIVVSGVSTVGGIANFTLQMLRWIFTSLPRRETILPNFYQVGVLSLPVVALTGTFIGMVLAENSYYQFQSIGLESRLGGVINMTLVRELGPVLAATMLAGRVGSAMAAVLGTMRVTEQIDALATMGADPIHYLVVPRFLACIMLIPALTIMADFMGIVGGYFYSVVILGIDHAAYLNHSRQFVTGFDLFTGIFKSLFFGAVIAVVSCYRGFQAEAGAEGVGKAATSAFVHSFVMILVLDLVLGRLLNMVYFAFWPSGASLL from the coding sequence ATGCGCGCCGGGCTACGCGATTGGGCATCGGACTGGGGCAAGATCGTTGTATCGGGAGTCAGCACGGTCGGCGGGATCGCCAACTTCACCCTGCAGATGCTGCGATGGATCTTTACGTCGCTGCCGCGGCGGGAGACGATCCTGCCCAATTTCTACCAAGTGGGTGTGCTCAGTTTGCCCGTGGTCGCTTTGACGGGGACCTTCATCGGGATGGTTCTTGCCGAAAACAGCTACTACCAATTCCAGTCGATCGGTCTGGAAAGTCGGCTCGGCGGCGTGATCAATATGACGCTGGTCCGCGAGCTGGGGCCGGTGCTAGCGGCGACGATGTTGGCCGGCCGCGTCGGCAGCGCGATGGCGGCGGTACTGGGGACGATGCGGGTGACCGAACAGATCGATGCCCTGGCAACGATGGGGGCCGACCCCATTCACTATCTTGTCGTGCCGCGGTTTCTCGCCTGTATCATGTTGATTCCTGCGCTGACGATCATGGCCGACTTCATGGGAATCGTCGGCGGATATTTTTATAGCGTCGTGATTCTGGGGATCGATCACGCGGCTTACCTGAACCATTCGCGTCAATTTGTGACAGGGTTTGATCTGTTTACCGGGATCTTTAAGAGTCTGTTCTTCGGTGCCGTGATCGCTGTCGTCAGTTGCTACCGTGGCTTTCAAGCCGAAGCGGGAGCCGAGGGTGTGGGCAAAGCAGCCACGTCGGCGTTTGTCCATTCGTTTGTGATGATCCTGGTCCTCGACCTCGTCTTGGGCCGGTTGTTGAACATGGTCTACTTCGCCTTCTGGCCATCGGGAGCCTCGCTACTGTGA
- a CDS encoding sugar phosphate isomerase/epimerase family protein, whose product MEKWPIGVFASVDAGLGVRWEVIKELGVPTIQLHAPAAETRTQANADKLRSQMEEMSVELTAVFGGFEGESYADIPTVVETVGLVPEATRAARLQEMKEIADFAKLIECDVVALHLGFVPHETSDPSYEGIVTVMRDLCDHAANNGQRVHLETGQETADGLLQFLSSVDRDNLFVNFDPANMILYGTGEPIPALQKVGSFVRSVHCKDGTWSDKPGETWGAEVPLGEGQVDMRKYLQTLNEIGYTGPLTIEREIPAEPERQLKEIGAAVALLTKLKSELLA is encoded by the coding sequence GTGGAAAAGTGGCCAATCGGAGTGTTTGCATCGGTCGATGCAGGCCTAGGCGTACGCTGGGAAGTGATCAAAGAACTGGGCGTGCCAACGATTCAATTGCACGCGCCAGCGGCAGAGACGCGAACCCAAGCCAACGCTGACAAATTGCGTAGCCAGATGGAGGAGATGTCGGTCGAATTGACAGCGGTTTTCGGCGGCTTCGAAGGCGAAAGCTATGCCGACATCCCGACCGTTGTCGAAACCGTCGGTCTCGTTCCCGAAGCGACCCGCGCGGCGCGGTTGCAAGAGATGAAAGAGATCGCCGACTTTGCCAAGTTGATCGAGTGTGACGTCGTCGCGCTGCACCTTGGTTTTGTCCCCCACGAAACCAGCGATCCTTCTTATGAAGGCATCGTCACCGTGATGCGCGACCTCTGCGATCACGCCGCCAACAACGGGCAACGCGTTCACTTGGAGACCGGTCAGGAAACCGCCGACGGTCTGCTGCAGTTCCTCTCCAGCGTCGATCGAGACAACTTGTTCGTCAACTTCGATCCGGCCAACATGATCCTGTACGGTACGGGCGAACCGATTCCGGCACTGCAAAAAGTTGGCAGCTTTGTCCGCAGCGTGCACTGCAAAGATGGCACCTGGAGCGACAAGCCGGGCGAAACCTGGGGCGCTGAAGTGCCGTTGGGCGAAGGCCAAGTCGACATGCGGAAGTACCTGCAAACGCTCAACGAGATCGGCTACACCGGGCCGTTGACGATCGAACGCGAGATCCCCGCCGAACCGGAGCGTCAGTTGAAAGAGATCGGCGCTGCCGTTGCGCTGCTGACCAAGCTCAAGAGCGAACTGTTGGCGTAA